Proteins from a genomic interval of Fusarium oxysporum Fo47 chromosome I, complete sequence:
- a CDS encoding autophagy-related protein 27, producing the protein MHRPDLLAFLLPLLAAPAFAAETLDCGKIRADGHTFDLSKLGGPHSVVTTRFKPSPPEHYNTTYTLDICKPLKKKGGKKDEECPNGTRVCGITHLLKSGEKETDEITNVIAIAGNLENVGGSRFDATPTRLKTSDSTSDKDKEGVRLVLTGGRDPLKGDIKKTDQKAIIEFLCDPKKEGTEGEWVTSDQYEKRADDDKKEGDGDDKDDGESMIEHQLKHDNASLIWDSFDVEEKARVLRLTWYTKYACEKSEDNGGSGDDDSSSSHWGFFTWFIIIAFLGIAGYLIFSSWINFTRYGARGWDLLPHSDTIRDIPYLLKDWIRRVLNTVQGTGSRGGYSAV; encoded by the exons ATGCATCGGCCGGATCTATTGGCTTTTCTACTGCCTCTGCTGGCAGCCCCAGCTTTTGCGGCGGAAACTCTAGACTGCGGAAAGATTCGCGCTGATGGACATACTTTCGATCTTTCTAAGCTCGGTGGACCTCACTCGGTCGTGACGACGCGGTTCAAGCCTAGTCCTCCCGAACATTATAACACAACTTATACATTAGATATCTGCAAGcctttgaagaagaagggtggcAAGAAGGACGAAGAATGTCCAAACGGCACTCGAG TTTGCGGTATTACACACCTTCTCAAGTCTGGCGAGAAGGAGACGGATGAGATTACGAATGTCATCGCGATCGCAGGCAATCTCGAAAACGTTGGCGGCTCTCGATTCGATGCTACACCCACGCGACTCAAGACAAGCGACTCAACTTCCGACAAGGATAAAGAGGGCGTGCGACTAGTCCTCACAGGAGGCAGAGATCCTCTCAAGGGTGACATCAAGAAAACCGATCAAAAGGCCATCATCGAATTCCTGTGCGATCCTAAAAAGGAGGGAACAGAGGGCGAGTGGGTTACTTCGGACCAGTACGAGAAGCGAGCGGACGACGATAAGAAGGAAGGGGATGGTGATGATAAGGATGATGGCGAGTCTATGATCGAGCACCAGCTGAAGCATGACAATGCTTCGCTTATCTGGGATAgctttgatgttgaggaaaAGGCCAGGGTTCTGCGCTTGACGTGGTACACTAAGTATGCTTGCGAAAAGTCAGAGGACAACGGCGgtagtggtgatgatgacagCTCAAGCTCCCACTGGGGCTTCTTCACCTGGTTCATCATTAT TGCTTTCTTGGGCATCGCCGGCtacctcatcttctcatcctggATCAATTTCACACGGTACGGCGCACGCGGCTGGGATCTTCTCCCCCACAGCGACACCATCCGCGATATTCCTTACCTACTTAAGGACTGGATCCGCCGTGTTCTCAACACCGTGCAGGGAACAGGAAGTCGGGGAGGATACAGCGCGGTCTAG
- a CDS encoding RNA dependent RNA polymerase-domain-containing protein, translating into MEVFCRNVPQDLSEESFKQELMPFMKALNITDFYCEKPKRRPQAWIKFLNPGDGYSFLERHGKQQRHNESQKENINPRYPFKTNFRPKDTPRLHILKTAVFVEQSTRALDKHSIAHLKHERDKKQQKAAAAAAAAAATTTKDRQAPVKAFSIIGISCGGNTFRGPQQVITFVEHNSLMLPRDIIGKFMPQWLTVYNKDGYRMDFHNDTIQDLIASRNDASITLVLTEPPKMYTPHKSDNPNQEWKRVQGLVNWGLIREYSASCLVYRIFFASINDMNEVLRSVKHRDILAITYHDLPSVLWSYMEPESNHFLGRQQFTEKAKRILALGNVHFALLFQVQALVWNNYINPASGIELLQILEEVIKDAKENQVAAPVTTDAMKGLHQKIPYPCPGTDPDELNVITLMTSIMNEEYEARAENPKRDRIYGVKIPDHQIYIFKAMVTPTRVLLSGPEPDSKNRVLRKYHENNDYFLRVLFCEEDGQDLNFHPKVDNEPIFARFRHVMDEGITIAGRKFDFLGFSHSSLRSHSAWFSAPFTDSNFERQTPAAILQALGDFSEIRVPAKCAARIGQAFSETPYAIPIFETGICHRFIPDVKSEDGTRVFSDGVGTISREALEEIWPYLSMRAAVPTCLQIRWGGCKGMLSLDTRLKGRVFYIRQESMMKFPSDDLRELGICDASSKPLRLVLNRQMIKILEDMGTTNDWFFRLQNNALDILRNATADATNTSYFLDYQAIGVNMGLPKLVKQSEKMGIDYRRDKFLKSAVEHVVLRELRLLKHKARIPVNQGVTLFGVMDETGFLDADEVFVTYDKTHGVYRGRRINSMLKDGQIIVTRSPALHPGDIQIVNQVTPPQGHPLQSLQNCIVFSQKGKRDLPSMLSGGDLDGDLYNIIWDPDALPDNYFLPADYPRVKPKPLDRPVKPQDIADFFVDFMRTDILGMIATRHVVLADYHEQGTTHPDCISLAGMHSTAVDFSKTGIPVDVKALPKNPPFRPDFLATAPPLKTYEKGQIAHLRDDDEDDNADDGMTRYKAKYYESDKILGRLYRNVDEKKIWDEDIHRTINTAGPSVWDQLLTVVKSEVNKYKLDVDWTRRSDEAWKIRGLYESTITGKMWDFSENPRAPLTEVEVFCGFILNKRGAQTRRQGDSSIKLKEEIDRIMTWMVKQIRDRGVGDGAETLSAATDADAAPSRWREDVVELCWACVAVACIRKEFAPIVYHGTGELESFRVVAACCLLKELNNLARKMEVSAGGGFVGVGRGRGGRGRGGVSMILPIR; encoded by the exons ATGGAGGTCTTCTGTCGAAATGTCCCTCAGGACTTGTCAGAAGAGAGCTTCAAGCAAGAACTCATGCCATTTATGAAGGCTTTGAACATCACAGACTTTTATTGCGAAAAGCCAAAGAGAAGGCCTCAAGCATGGATCAAATTCCTCAACCCCGGCGATGGCTACTCATTTCTTGAAAGACATGGCAAACAACAGCGTCACAACGAATCGCAGAAGGAGAACATAAACCCGAGATATCCTTTCAAGACCAACTTCAGACCAAAGGATACTCCACGCCTCCACATTCTCAAGACAGCTGTGTTTGTTGAGCAGAGTACTCGCGCACTCGACAAGCATTCCATCGCACATCTCAAGCATGAACGCGATAAGAAGCAACAaaaagctgctgctgctgccgctgccgctgcgGCTACCACCACTAAAGACCGCCAAGCTCCGGTTAAAGCCTTTAGTATCATCGGCATCAGTTGCGGCGGCAACACGTTTCGTGGTCCCCAACAGGTCATCACCTTCGTTGAGCACAACAGTTTGATGCTGCCCAGAGATATTATTGGCAAGTTCATGCCGCAGTGGTTAACTGTCTATAACAAAGATGGGTATCGTATGGATTTTCACAACGACACTATTCAGGATCTCATTGCTAGTCGCAATGATGCATCCATCACTTTGGTCTTGACTGAACCGCCAAAGATGTACACGCCTCACAAATCTGATAACCCAAATCAGGAGTGGAAACGAGTACAGGGTCTGGTCAATTGGGGGCTGATTCGCGAATACTCGGCATCTTGTCTCGTCTACCgcatcttcttcgcctcCATAAACGACATGAACGAGGTCCTCCGTTCTGTGAAACATCGAGATATTCTCGCCATCACCTATCACGATCTCCCATCCGTTCTGTGGTCATACATGGAACCCGAGAGCAACCATTTCCTCGGCCGCCAGCAATTCACAGAGAAGGCTAAGCGCATTCTGGCATTAGGGAATGTTCACTTcgctcttctcttccaagtccaagctcTGGTCTGGAACAACTACATCAACCCTGCGAGCGGCATAGAACTGCTGCAAATTCTCGAAGAGGTTATTAAGGATGCTAAAGAGAATCAAGTTGCTGCTCCCGTCACCACAGATGCTATGAAAGGTCTCCATCAGAAGATACCCTACCCTTGTCCTGGCACGGATCCCGATGAGCTGAACGTCATCACATTGATGACCAGCATCATGAATGAAGAATATGAGGCCAGGGCGGAGAATCCTAAGCGAGACAGAATCTATGGAGTCAAGATTCCAGATCATCAGATATATATCTTCAAGGCTATGGTGACGCCCACGCGTGTTCTTCTCTCTGGCCCCGAGCCCGACAGCAAGAACAGGGTGTTGCGAAAGTATCACGAGAACAATGACTACTTCTTACGCGTCCTCTTCtgcgaagaagatggccaggACCTCAACTTTCATCCAAAGGTTGATAACGAACCAATCTTTGCCCGGTTCCGACATGTCATGGATGAGGGGATCACCATTGCCGGCCGGAAGTTTGATTTCCTGGGTTTCTCCCATTCATCCCTTCGTTCTCACTCCGCTTGGTTCTCTGCGCCTTTCACCGATTCAAATTTTGAGCGCCAGACTCCTGCAGCTATTTTACAAGCCCTTGGAGACTTCAGCGAGATTCGAGTTCCGGCAAAGTGTGCAGCACGAATCGGCCAAGCTTTCTCGGAAACACCATATGCAATCCCAATTTTTGAGACTGGTATATGTCATCGGTTCATTCCAGATGTAAAATCTGAAGATGGAACGCGTGTATTCAGTGACGGTGTCGGAACGATCTCCAGAGAAGCCTTGGAAGAGATTTGGCCCTATCTGTCGATGCGAGCTGCAGTACCAACATGTCTCCAGATCCGGTGGGGTGGCTGTAAGGGAATGCTTTCTCTCGATACCCGACTCAAAGGGAGAGTCTTCTATATTCGACAAGAGTCAATGATGAAGTTTCCAAGTGACGATCTTAGAGAGCTCGGTATTTGCGACGCTTCATCCAAACCTCTACGGCTGGTCCTCAACCGCCAGAtgatcaagatcttggaagATATGGGTACAACCAACGATTGGTTTTTCAGACTGCAGAACAACGCACTTGACATACTGCGCAATGCCACAGCTGACGCGACCAACACGAGCTATTTCTTGGACTACCAGGCCATCGGTGTGAACATGGGGCTGCCCAAGCTGGTCAAGCAGTCGGAGAAGATGGGCATTGACTACCGCCGGGATAAATTCCTCAAGTCAGCGGTTGAACATGTCGTCTTACGAGAACTGAGATTGCTGAAGCACAAAGCGCGCATTCCTGTTAATCAAGGAGTGACCCTTTTTGGCGTCATGGATGAGACAGGATTCCTAGATGCTGATGAAGTCTTTGTCACATACGACAAGACCCATGGCGTTTACAGAGGTCGTCGCATCAACTCAATGCTTAAAGATGGTCAAATCATTGTCACACGCTCACCTGCTCTTCATCCAGGAGACATCCAGATCGTCAATCAGGTCACACCTCCACAGGGACATCCTCTACAAAGCTTACAGAACTGCATCGTCTTCAGCCAAAAGGGTAAACGTGACTTGCCCAGTATGCTGAGTGGAGGAGACTTGGACGGTGATCTCTACAACATCATCTGGGACCCAGATGCATTACCCGATAACTACTTCTTACCAGCAGACTACCCAAGAGTTAAACCAAAGCCACTAGATCGTCCGGTGAAACCCCAGGACATTGCCGACTTTTTCGTTGACTTTATGCGAACTGATATCTTGGGCATGATTGCCACAAGACATGTCGTCTTGGCAGATTATCATGAGCAGGGAACTACGCACCCTGACTGCATTTCGCTGGCAGGCATGCATTCTACAGCGGTCGACTTCTCCAAGACAGGTATTCCAGTCGATGTAAAAGCTTTGCCCAAGAACCCTCCATTCCGTCCTGATTT CCTTGCAACAGCACCGCCTCTGAAGACATACGAAAAGGGACAGATCGCTCATCTGCgtgacgacgatgaagatgacaacGCCGACGATGGCATGACTCGTTACAAAGCAAAGTATTATGAGTCTGACAAAATCCTCGGTCGTCTATATCGAAACGTGGATGAAAAGAAGATCTGGGACGAAGATATCCATCGGACTATCAACACAGCTGGACCCTCTGTTTGGGATCAGTTATTAACCGTTGTTAAAAGCGAGGTAAACAAGTATAAACTTGACGTCGATTGGACACGCAGGTCCGACGAGGCGTGGAAGATCCGAGGCCT TTACGAGTCAACCATCACCGGCAAGATGTGGGACTTTTCAGAAAATCCGCGTGCGCCTCTTACAGAAGTCGAAGTCTTCTGCGGTTTCATCCTCAACAAACGCGGTGCCCAAACACGCCGCCAGGGTGATTCATCTATCAAACTGAAAGAAGAAATCGACCGTATCATGACATGGATGGTCAAACAGATCCGAGATCGCGGTGTAGGCGACGGCGCAGAAACCCTTAGCGCAGCCACCGACGCAGACGCAGCTCCTTCGCGATGGAGAGAAGACGTCGTAGAGCTATGCTGGGCCTGTGTAGCAGTTGCATGTATCAGAAAGGAATTTGCACCAATAGTGTACCATGGAACAGGCGAGCTGGAGAGTTTCAGAGTCGTGGCGGCTTGTTGTCTGCTGAAGGAGCTGAATAACCTGGCTAGGAAGATGGAGGTCAGCGCTGGAGGAGgctttgttggtgttggacGTGGGAGAGGAGGACGTGGGAGAGGCGGTGTGAGTATGATACTTCCCATACGGTGA
- a CDS encoding nucleotide-diphospho-sugar transferase → MPHAVSMPSTGLQALILCGPGSSFPTFTSNPDESPKALLPIANRPMVWYALDFCYRMGITDINLVCPPTASEAISTALNTNLHLTALPLPRPDILSPVDLDQNTGTAEILRLPEIRKIITGDFVVLPCDLVCELGGDKLLQSWMVKSASLTDMLGTARLSNGHRSVHSGALGVWYDTKAVAPVKKEETDFIATTPLPSSPVTPSKGSLFSNLSKLVYSMPTDSLRDLTEDKGSLPIRHGLLRAHSRVRMFTTHRDAHIYIFPRWVLDFVKDNERMESIGEDVVGWWAKAGWQSGLAEKLNLESACAQGRVEETKDDERPSSPSRVSTPDNIRSDWNTYGDTAAETSVPSIAVDDGPSAAEKSTSFQVPPIVAYVHPGGSSAPLIRRVDTAQLLLAISLQLAKLPSLEETGGESPSPYAHAKKIAYPEGVKARTTITQKDSLIAENVTVEEKTSIKETVIGAGSQINEGAKLSQCLLMEGVVVGKACKLTRCIIGKRAVIGDGSVLTDCEVQENLLVEARTEDKDNKLMSSEGLEATEAEMEEVLQDMEADAEQAVMD, encoded by the exons ATGCCCCACGCTGTATCAATGCCGTCAACTGGGCTTCAAGCCCTCATTCTTTGCGGGCCTGGTTCGTCATTCCCGACATTCACCTCTAACCCCGATGAGAGCCCCAAGGCCCTTCTCCCTATTGCAAACCGACCTATGGTCTGGTACGCACTTGATTTCTGCTATCGAATGGGCATCACAG ACATAAATCTTGTCTGTCCTCCTACAGCATCCGAGGCCATTTCAACTGCTCTTAACACTAACCTTCATCTAACTGCGCTGCCTTTGCCGCGACCCGACATACTCTCACCAGTAGATCTTGATCAAAACACAGGCACTGCTGAGATCCTGCGGCTGCCAGAGATTAGGAAGATTATCACTGGTGACTTTGTCGTACTCCCTTGTGACTTGGTCTGCGAACTAGGAGGAGACAAGCTTCTACAATCATGGATGGTCAAGTCAGCTAGTCTGACAGACATGCTTGGAACAGCCAGGCTTTCCAACGGCCATCGATCAGTTCACAGCGGTGCACTTGGCGTTTGGTATGATACAAAGGCAGTTGCACctgtcaagaaggaggagacAGACTTCATTGCGACAACCCCGTTGCCTTCATCTCCTGTTACACCATCAAAGggatctctcttctcaaactTGTCAAAGCTGGTGTACTCCATGCCAACCGACTCTCTGAGAGATTTGACAGAGGACAAGGGTTCACTTCCAATCCGTCACGGCTTGCTGCGTGCCCATTCTCGCGTACGAATGTTCACCACACACCGAGATGCCCACATCTACATCTTCCCTCGATGGGTTCTCGATTTTGTCAAGGATAACGAGCGAATGGAGAGTATTGGTGAGGATGTTGTCGGATGGTGGGCAAAGGCTGGCTGGCAATCCGGTCTTGCCGAGAAGTTGAATCTGGAGAGTGCTTGTGCCCAAGGTCGTGTTGAGGAGACTAAGGACGATGAACGACCTAGCTCGCCTTCCAGAGTTTCCACCCCAGATAACATCCGGAGTGATTGGAACACATACGGTGACACGGCTGCCGAGACATCAGTGCCGAGTATTGCAGTTGATGACGGACCATCAGCTGCCGAGAAGTCGACGTCGTTCCAAGTCCCGCCGATCGTTGCCTATGTCCACCCGGGCGGGAGCTCAGCTCCTTTGATTCGTCGTGTTGACACGGCACAGCTGTTGCTCGCCATTTCACTTCAGCTGGCCAAGCTTCCATCACTCGAAGAGACAGGCGGAgaatcaccatcaccatATGCACATGCAAAGAAGATCGCTTACCCTGAAGGTGTTAAGGCACGCACGACAATCACACAAAAGGACAGCCTCATTGCGGAGAATGTCACTGTGGAGGAGAAGACCTCTATCAAAGAAACTGTGATCGGCGCCGGTTCGCAGATCAACGAGGGTGCCAAGCTCTCTCAGTGTCTACTTATGGAAGGAGTTGTTGTTGGAAAGGCATGCAAGTTGACGCGTTGCATTATTGGAAAGAGAGCTGTCATTGGAGATGGATCTGTTTTGACTGACTGTGAGGTTCAAGAGAATCTGCTCGTTGAAGCTCGAA CTGaggacaaggacaacaaGCTCATGAGCTCTGAGGGTTTGGAGGCCACAGAAGCTGAGATGGAGGAAGTCCTCCAGGACATGGAAGCTGACGCCGAGCAAGCAGTGATGGATTAA
- a CDS encoding Spt20 family-domain-containing protein, which translates to MAPVGPIAHQNVANKVKRPVPPGIQTNGAITSSKSSPSPSMSAKKPPPSAKQPPHSASDRAITASTVRPVNRVRRETASQLQGRHSRNSAGLRSASLAADHSSHDAEPRPYIVTDSYILNKFAGRPPSLVCHLHTTHFRFDNQDGVFPYKSPMKIFLDHVRSRTIPHDLLSYFTEAGVPFYDGCLIVQVHDHKSLAQAKNVAKPTKGKGSVMPSSIHNYNQCLTPSPNVPFPKEGLSNGDGSSKSNDVAEKENAPVMPAPEEQKDKATKPRVFTMVLHPTPESLQMDLLIKASTPRGLGDGLGQPPSTPMSLIPPTPTAGSMPPPAKRQKREKTELDGSNIYAAEGQILLATNAPLVLEPTKNVEETIILMEAMSHPKHAEAPPQPKTRKRTVAEMAADEAAAAETERFMLVADERLAPNANGAQNGGAADGDASGGASAFEPRFERFKVLADISREHAEKKEQEKLKQLENDRKLQQAKQQQQQDAVALAQKQNAEQERLRREAAAREAQMRQAEAQRQAQARAQAANQNSQNNQNAQRVNGNQPQHGHPQNNVVTNGVNNAAVGTPQMANNMPPQAQPRFQAQITQPPASSPVAGQGTPQHMSSPMVGSVPMQQTNSGMANSPPRPSSVVQNPAAMSVPMAHNMSSRGSQQSHPSGTPRMPHSTPNMAQGTPINRPAMVATPRMSQASPPPAMMAQNSQPGQGMMMNGQGMNQMNPQYAAQLAQQRAVQQQQQMAMQNGLNSGNMSQMSPQQQQMMQAMQRQLIAQQQAQQQGNMMSPQQQQQQQQIAAQYAQQMQNMSGNQMRQFTPQMQAQFQQMMRMNQVNGQMGNSPMQRQVSGQMMPNGMNLQAFQAMQQQRQQQQAQQQGNMMSPQQQQQAHQQQQAQQQMGQMGQQNPIQAQMQQQARLLFNRMMPTVAQKYGGQELIPPDVIEKMKTQSMGQAQTLMQASMAQRRQQQQMMMQQQQQQQQQQQMQQQQMQQQQLQQQMQQQMQGMNGMMGGPQGM; encoded by the exons ATGGCGCCAGTTGGACCTATAGCCCATCAAAATGTCGCCAACAAAGTGAAGCGCCCAGTACCTCCTGGAATCCAGACGAATGGCGCTATAACATCCTCCAAATCATCACCATCCCCATCAATGTCGGCAAAGAAACCTCCGCCGAGTGCCAAGCAGCCGCCGCATTCGGCGAGCGACAGGGCCATTACCGCATCAACCGTCCGACCTGTCAACAGAGTCCGACGAGAAACCGCATCGCAGTTGCAAGGCCGGCACTCTAGGAATAGTGCTGGTCTACGATCAGCCTCATTAGCGGCAGACCACTCCAGTCATGACGCAGAGCCTCGACCCTACA TTGTCACAGACTCCTATATCCTGAACAAATTCGCCGGCCGACCTCCCTCTCTTGTCTGCCATCTACACACAACACATTTCCGATTCGATAACCAAGACGGCGTGTTTCCGTACAAGTCACCGATGAAAATATTCCTCGATCACGTCAGAAGCCGGACGATCCCCCATGATCTTCTTTCCTATTTTACCGAAGCCGGTGTGCCATTCTATGATGGATGTCTCATTGTTCAAGTTCACGACCACAAGTCTCTTGCGCAAGCGAAGAACGTTGCCAAACCCACAAAAGGAAAGGGTTCCGTGATGCCGTCTTCCATTCATAACTACAACCAATGCCTTACACCATCGCCGAATGTTCCTTTTCCTAAAGAGGGTTTGTCAAATGGCGATGGAAGCTCAAAAAGTAATGATGTGGCTGAAAAGGAAAATGCTCCTGTCATGCCAGCACCAGAGGAGCAAAAAGACAAAGCGACCAAGCCACGGGTCTTTACCATGGTGCTCCATCCGACGCCCGAAAGTTTACAGATGGACCTGTTAATAAAGGCTTCTACCCCGCGAGGACTGGGTGATGGCCTTGGCCAACCCCCCTCCACTCCAATGTCCCTTATTCCCCCGACACCTACAGCTGGCAGCATGCCGCCACCAGCAAAACGCCAGAAGCGTGAAAAGACAGAGCTTGACGGCAGCAATATTTATGCTGCAGAGGGACAGATCCTGTTGGCAACAAACGCGCCATTGGTGCTTGAGCCTACTAAGAATGTGGAAGAAACAATTATCCTCATGGAGGCAATGAGCCACCCCAAGCATGCAGaggctcctcctcagcccaAAACACGCAAGCGAACTGTCGCCGAGATGGCTGCGGACGAAGCCGCTGCTGCAGAGACGGAACGCTTCATGCTGGTTGCCGACGAGCGTCTTGCACCAAATGCGAATGGAGCGCAGAATGGTGGTGCAGCAGATGGCGATGCCTCAGGCGGCGCATCAGCATTCGAGCCTAGATTCGAACGATTCAAGGTTTTGGCTGACATCAGTCGAGAACATGCTGAGAAAAAGGAACaagagaagctcaagcaacTGGAGAACGACAGGAAATTGCAACAAGCgaaacagcaacagcagcaagatgCGGTCGCGCTGGCTCAGAAGCAAAATGCCGAACAAGAAAGACTCCGACGGGaggctgctgcgagagaagCCCAGATGCGACAGGCTGAAGCTCaacgacaagctcaagctcgcgCCCAAGCGGCGAATCAGAACAGCCAGAACAACCAAAATGCCCAGAGGGTCAATGGGAACCAACCACAGCACGGCCATCCTCAGAACAATGTCGTCACCAACGGAGTCAATAACGCAGCTGTGGGAACGCCTCAAATGGCCAACAATATGCCTCCGCAAGCACAGCCCCGCTTCCAGGCTCAGATCACTCAACCACCAGCGTCTTCTCCAGTTGCTGGCCAAGGTACCCCTCAGCATATGTCGTCCCCTATGGTTGGCAGCGTCCCAATGCAGCAGACCAACTCTGGCATGGCAAACAGCCCCCCTCGGCCGTCCTCTGTCGTGCAAAACCCCGCAGCTATGTCTGTCCCAATGGCTCATAACATGTCTTCTAGGGGTAGCCAACAGAGCCATCCCTCTGGCACCCCAAGAATGCCTCATTCAACGCCCAACATGGCACAAGGTACTCCGATCAACAGGCCTGCCATGGTGGCAACCCCTCGTATGAGCCAGGCAAGCCCTCCACCAGCTATGATGGCACAGAACTCGCAACCTGGTCAaggcatgatgatgaatggcCAGGGCATGAACCAAATGAACCCGCAGTATGCGGCTCAATTGGCGCAACAACGTGCCGtgcagcaacagcagcagatGGCCATGCAAAACGGTCTTAACAGTGGCAACATGAGTCAGATGAGccctcagcaacagcagatGATGCAAGCAATGCAAAGGCAATTGATTGCTCAGCAACAGGCACAACAGCAAGGTAACATGATGAGccctcaacagcagcaacagcagcagcagatcgCGGCCCAATATGCCCAGCAAATGCAGAACATGTCGGGCAACCAGATGCGGCAGTTCACTCCTCAAATGCAGGCACAGTTCCAACAGATGATGCGCATGAACCAAGTGAATGGCCAGATGGGCAATAGTCCTATGCAGCGTCAAGTCAGCGGGCAGATGATGCCCAACGGCATGAACCTGCAAGCTTTCCAGGCGATGCAGCAGCaacgacagcagcagcaagccCAACAACAGGGTAACATGATGAgccctcagcagcagcaacaagcccaccagcagcagcaggctcAACAACAAATGGGGCAGATGGGGCAACAAAATCCAATTCAGGCGCAAATGCAACAACAGGCCAGGCTACTTTTTAACAGGATGATGCCAACGGTAGCTCAGAAGTATGGCGGCCAAGAGCTTATTCCGCCAGACGTgatcgagaagatgaagacgcAGAGCATGGGGCAAGCTCAGACTCTTATGCAAGCGTCAATGGCACAGCGGCGACAGCAACAacagatgatgatgcagcaacagcagcagcagcagcagcaacaacagatgcaacaacagcagatgcaacagcagcagttgcagcaacagatgcagcagcaaatgCAGGGGATGAATGGAATGATGGGCGGTCCCCAGGGAATGTGA